The Streptomyces sp. NBC_00335 DNA window GCGACATCAACCCGCAGGCGCCCACCCACGTCCTCGTCATCCCGAAGGTGCACTACCCCAACGCAGCCTCCCTCGCGGCCGCGGAGCCCGGGATCGCCGCCGACGTCCTGACGGAGGCCGGCCGCGTCGCCGCCGACGAGGGACTCGCCGAGCGCGGCTACCGCCTCGTCTTCAACACCGGCGCCGGCGTCGGCCAGGTCGTCTT harbors:
- a CDS encoding histidine triad nucleotide-binding protein; this encodes MAGEPQADCLFCKIVAGNLPATVIRETDTTVAFRDINPQAPTHVLVIPKVHYPNAASLAAAEPGIAADVLTEAGRVAADEGLAERGYRLVFNTGAGVGQVVFHAHVHVLGGRGFEWPPG